From Echinicola soli, a single genomic window includes:
- a CDS encoding DUF5522 domain-containing protein: protein MNKEKRCPNCQKAFACTTECWCSAFPPIVPLEENKGCLCPDCLKSAIQDRISHWTAHLSPKKIKTIQKMGKPTSLIEGIDYTVNDQGFYVFSSWYLLRQGKCCGNGCKNCPYQKKN, encoded by the coding sequence ATGAACAAAGAAAAGCGCTGCCCAAATTGCCAAAAAGCTTTTGCCTGCACTACGGAATGTTGGTGCAGTGCTTTTCCTCCTATTGTCCCACTGGAAGAAAACAAGGGCTGTCTGTGCCCTGACTGCCTAAAGTCCGCCATACAGGACCGCATCAGCCACTGGACAGCACACCTCAGCCCAAAAAAGATCAAAACGATCCAAAAAATGGGGAAACCCACTTCCCTGATCGAAGGCATCGACTACACGGTCAATGACCAGGGATTTTATGTATTTTCGAGTTGGTACTTGCTCAGGCAAGGGAAATGCTGTGGCAATGGTTGCAAAAATTGTCCCTATCAAAAAAAGAATTGA
- a CDS encoding bifunctional adenosylcobinamide kinase/adenosylcobinamide-phosphate guanylyltransferase, protein MIYYITGGERSGKSNYAQQLAESLSKTPLYLATSRIWDQDFQKRVDRHQADRDERWTTIEEEKHLGQVDISGKVVVLDCVTLWLTNWFSDTKGDIASCLDHCKSELDLLFDSAQNGTLIIISNEIGMGLHAQTEVGRKFTELQGWINQYIAQRTDKATFMVSGLPLELK, encoded by the coding sequence ATGATCTATTACATTACAGGCGGTGAACGCTCGGGAAAAAGCAACTATGCCCAGCAGTTGGCCGAAAGCCTATCAAAAACACCATTGTATCTGGCCACATCAAGAATTTGGGACCAGGACTTCCAAAAACGAGTGGACAGGCACCAAGCAGACAGGGACGAACGCTGGACAACCATCGAAGAAGAAAAACACCTCGGCCAAGTAGATATTTCTGGAAAAGTAGTTGTCTTGGACTGCGTGACCCTCTGGCTGACCAATTGGTTCTCCGATACAAAAGGTGACATTGCAAGTTGCTTGGACCACTGCAAATCAGAACTGGACCTGTTGTTTGATTCCGCTCAAAACGGTACCTTGATCATCATTTCCAATGAAATCGGCATGGGACTGCATGCCCAAACGGAAGTAGGCCGAAAGTTCACCGAACTCCAAGGCTGGATCAATCAGTACATTGCCCAAAGGACCGATAAAGCTACCTTTATGGTTTCTGGACTTCCTTTAGAACTGAAGTGA
- a CDS encoding Dph6-related ATP pyrophosphatase → MIKSVFNWSGGKDSALALYHVMQDEEIHVDRLMTTVNEAYQRVSMHGVRRELLQAQARSIGLQVDELLLPEMPSMDTYNQLMGDKMREIKDADITHSIFGDIFLEDLKKYREEKLAEAGLKALFPLWKRNTTELIHEFLDLGFKTVVVCVKTELLPKEFAGRVIDEDFLKDLPSSVDPCGENGEFHTFVFDGPIFSSPVHFALGDKVFRSYEAPKDKKEGCYSFSHEQPKEIGFYFQDLKPAEK, encoded by the coding sequence ATGATCAAAAGTGTATTCAACTGGAGTGGCGGCAAGGACAGCGCATTGGCCTTATACCATGTAATGCAGGATGAGGAGATTCACGTGGACAGGTTGATGACCACGGTGAATGAGGCCTATCAGCGAGTTTCCATGCACGGTGTAAGAAGAGAATTGCTACAGGCACAGGCCAGGTCTATTGGCCTTCAGGTGGATGAGCTCTTACTCCCCGAGATGCCCAGCATGGACACGTATAACCAGCTTATGGGGGATAAAATGAGAGAGATTAAGGATGCCGATATCACCCACAGCATCTTTGGCGATATTTTTTTAGAGGATCTTAAGAAATACAGGGAAGAAAAACTAGCCGAAGCAGGGTTAAAGGCCTTGTTTCCACTTTGGAAAAGAAATACCACCGAGCTTATCCATGAATTTTTGGACTTGGGTTTTAAAACAGTCGTCGTCTGCGTAAAAACTGAGCTTTTACCCAAAGAATTTGCAGGAAGGGTGATTGACGAGGATTTTTTGAAAGACCTGCCATCATCGGTAGATCCCTGCGGGGAAAATGGGGAATTCCACACCTTCGTATTTGATGGGCCGATCTTCTCGTCTCCAGTGCACTTTGCCTTGGGCGATAAAGTGTTTCGCAGCTATGAAGCACCAAAAGACAAAAAGGAAGGCTGCTATTCCTTTTCCCATGAGCAACCAAAAGAAATTGGCTTTTACTTCCAGGACTTAAAACCTGCAGAAAAATGA
- the cobT gene encoding nicotinate-nucleotide--dimethylbenzimidazole phosphoribosyltransferase, with protein MIDFHIPPLDHSLEKALQQKIDLKTKPIGALGDLENLALHIGLVQQSLSPSLKHPHILVFAGDHGIAKENLVNPYPQEVTYQMVMNFLEGGAAINIFAKQHHLALKVIDAGVNYDFTDQPNLIHAKIAKGTANYLHGPAMTEEQCLGALQKGAELVDQVYQEGCNVIGFGEMGISNTSSAALIMHTICGLPLQECVGKGTGTNDNQQKIKLQTLSKAIRLHNQIDKKNPVQILSTFGGFEIAQLCGAMLKAAERKMVILVDGFITTAAVLVAKTIDANLLSYCIFTHCSHEKGHAAMLEYFKAKPLLRLGMRLGEGSGAALAYPLVASACGFLNEMASFDSAGVSKESR; from the coding sequence ATGATAGATTTTCACATTCCGCCATTAGACCATTCGCTTGAAAAAGCTCTACAGCAAAAAATTGATCTTAAAACCAAGCCCATCGGCGCTCTTGGTGATCTGGAAAACCTCGCCCTACACATTGGCTTGGTCCAACAATCGCTCAGCCCTTCGCTAAAACACCCACATATTTTGGTATTTGCGGGGGACCACGGGATCGCCAAAGAAAACCTGGTCAACCCTTATCCGCAGGAAGTAACCTATCAGATGGTCATGAACTTCTTGGAAGGAGGAGCCGCCATCAACATATTTGCCAAACAGCACCACTTGGCACTAAAAGTCATAGACGCTGGAGTCAACTATGATTTTACCGATCAGCCCAATTTGATCCATGCAAAAATTGCCAAAGGAACGGCCAATTATCTCCATGGTCCGGCCATGACCGAAGAGCAATGTTTGGGCGCATTACAAAAAGGTGCCGAGCTAGTGGACCAGGTTTACCAAGAGGGCTGCAATGTGATTGGCTTTGGTGAAATGGGCATTAGCAACACCTCTTCTGCGGCCCTTATCATGCACACCATCTGCGGTTTACCCCTGCAAGAATGCGTGGGAAAGGGCACTGGCACTAATGATAATCAACAAAAAATCAAGCTTCAAACGCTATCAAAGGCCATTCGTTTACATAACCAAATTGACAAGAAAAATCCTGTGCAAATTTTGAGTACCTTTGGGGGCTTTGAAATTGCACAGTTATGCGGCGCAATGCTAAAAGCTGCGGAAAGGAAGATGGTCATATTAGTGGATGGTTTTATCACCACAGCAGCTGTACTGGTTGCGAAAACAATAGATGCCAATCTACTTTCCTACTGCATTTTCACACATTGTTCACATGAAAAAGGCCATGCTGCCATGCTGGAGTATTTCAAGGCAAAACCATTGCTTAGGTTAGGAATGAGACTTGGCGAAGGTTCTGGTGCCGCTTTGGCCTACCCTTTGGTAGCATCGGCTTGTGGGTTTCTGAACGAAATGGCGAGTTTTGACAGTGCAGGGGTAAGTAAAGAAAGCAGATAA
- a CDS encoding adenosylcobinamide-GDP ribazoletransferase: MMRELQAFFTALMFYTRIPCPSWVDHSEEYLRISRKYFPFIGWIIGGASAITLLLSYQVLPVTLALFLSIAISVILTGAFHEDGFADTMDGFGGGWTKEKILLIMKDSRIGTFGAVGLILLLAIKFLGLMELAKIIQKNSYSFEFYQCIFACYISGHSISRFVALTFFKTHQYAKINDEIGSKSKPIAKGDFPTRDLFVASVFAFLPLALFQNYAVFLAIIPCFMAKWWMGRWFQKWIGGYTGDCLGAVQQVTEVVFYLSLLIIWKYI; the protein is encoded by the coding sequence ATGATGAGAGAATTACAGGCTTTTTTTACGGCATTAATGTTTTACACGCGGATCCCCTGTCCGTCATGGGTGGATCATTCAGAAGAATACCTGCGAATTTCCAGAAAGTACTTTCCTTTTATAGGGTGGATAATTGGAGGGGCATCGGCCATTACATTGCTCTTATCCTATCAGGTTTTACCTGTTACCCTTGCCCTGTTTCTGTCCATTGCCATTTCCGTCATCCTCACCGGGGCATTCCATGAAGATGGATTTGCTGACACCATGGATGGATTTGGAGGAGGATGGACCAAGGAAAAGATCCTCCTGATCATGAAAGACAGTCGGATTGGCACTTTTGGAGCTGTCGGCTTGATTCTCCTTTTGGCCATCAAGTTCCTTGGACTAATGGAATTGGCCAAAATTATTCAAAAAAACAGTTATAGCTTTGAGTTTTACCAATGCATCTTTGCTTGCTATATCTCAGGACACTCGATAAGCAGATTTGTTGCACTTACTTTTTTCAAAACCCACCAATATGCCAAGATAAACGATGAAATCGGCAGCAAATCCAAGCCCATAGCCAAAGGGGACTTCCCAACCAGGGACTTGTTTGTCGCTTCTGTTTTTGCCTTTCTCCCCTTGGCACTCTTCCAGAATTACGCAGTTTTCCTGGCTATCATCCCGTGTTTTATGGCCAAATGGTGGATGGGCAGGTGGTTCCAAAAATGGATCGGGGGCTACACAGGAGATTGCCTGGGAGCTGTCCAGCAAGTCACGGAAGTCGTTTTCTATCTGAGCCTACTCATCATATGGAAATATATCTGA
- the cobC gene encoding alpha-ribazole phosphatase, whose amino-acid sequence MEIYLIRHTKPAIAKGTCYGQTDLHLADSFPEEANIIKTKLTGQITSIQVFSSPLLRCSTLAKALFPTVSITEDPRLMELDFGNWEMLAWDDIPKIEITPWMEDFVQVPCPGGESYRQLYDRCVAFITELKKQQIEKAIIITHAGPIRAIHAYFNNIALKDSFSLKVDYGEVIKLGN is encoded by the coding sequence ATGGAAATATATCTGATCCGCCACACCAAACCGGCCATAGCCAAAGGAACCTGCTATGGGCAGACAGACCTCCATCTAGCAGACAGTTTCCCGGAAGAAGCCAACATCATCAAAACAAAACTGACGGGACAAATCACTTCAATACAGGTTTTTAGCAGCCCACTACTTCGCTGCTCTACATTGGCCAAAGCCCTTTTCCCCACTGTCTCCATCACCGAAGATCCGCGCTTGATGGAATTGGATTTTGGCAATTGGGAGATGCTCGCTTGGGATGATATTCCCAAGATAGAAATCACCCCCTGGATGGAAGACTTTGTCCAAGTTCCCTGTCCCGGGGGAGAAAGTTACCGGCAGCTTTATGATCGCTGTGTGGCCTTTATCACCGAGCTCAAAAAGCAACAAATCGAAAAAGCCATCATCATCACGCACGCAGGCCCCATCCGCGCCATCCACGCCTATTTTAATAATATCGCACTTAAAGACTCCTTCTCACTGAAAGTGGATTATGGGGAAGTTATAAAATTAGGAAATTGA
- a CDS encoding TlpA family protein disulfide reductase yields the protein MKTLFLLFLTIITSSYHSFSQNTVIENPIHGGTTSPYVKITQLELRDTTTVLHFRVTYRPGWWINVSSSETHIKNSTGGEGHYVQKAEGINLDEKHTMDESGVHQYTLYFPALEKGTEKIDFLEEQWKIYDIHLTASPVSTSPIPEALLGNWIRTDGSNEWVYGFDKDKLIMDGQVFPIHAVNVQNSKGEITYKANGITNSLYYQKNKDGKIGIGKTPNSLELFSQTLTNSPDYSLDNDEFFQEPIFQKDSATYKGYLKGYHPKMGMTGKVYLNNILTRDQEGYEVIIKSDGTFHAKFPMIYPEQAFIRILGNSHTVYFEPGKTTFEFIDLTTHSMLKYDKSRYQETTGYRFMGDNAKVNTDLEGMSDIQNFDFNYVQSNILDMEKEAYKAYCLDILNKDMEDFNTYVNTHQVSEKARFIMEKFIKFNIYSQIMTYNMYRSSIHRRKNREAKPLERTMLDSSYLSFLRDIDLNSPSNLVATNFDGLVNRVMYSNIIRGQEFSNPYENLEAEMNKNEIPLTEEQRSAIKSISEASSYDELDSTLKSNKPVTDPLFSAHKTLITILQLSNSHQKITDRLEKSLGIKEGLFADCMLSKEIYAKSKSTYTPYSNEEEKVIPSLFENRFIADYFLETNQDFKKEIASIEEKNKSAEGYHINEIPEVNADQLFETMMAQFKGKVVYVDFWATWCGPCISGIKQIAPLKEEMKDEDVVFVYITDQSSPEKLWNFKVPGIKGEHFRVNNDQWNILSQKFQISGIPHYVLVDKDGKVVRNNFRISNAETKKLIEEHLN from the coding sequence ATGAAAACGTTATTTTTATTATTTCTCACTATAATTACAAGCTCCTACCATTCATTCTCCCAAAACACTGTTATTGAGAACCCAATTCATGGAGGAACCACCTCTCCTTATGTAAAAATAACCCAACTGGAGCTAAGGGACACGACCACAGTCCTGCACTTTAGGGTTACCTACCGGCCGGGGTGGTGGATCAATGTAAGTTCCTCAGAAACCCACATCAAAAACAGTACCGGAGGAGAAGGCCATTATGTGCAGAAAGCGGAAGGCATCAACCTGGATGAAAAACACACCATGGATGAATCAGGTGTGCACCAGTATACCTTATATTTTCCTGCTTTAGAAAAGGGTACCGAAAAAATAGATTTTCTCGAGGAGCAGTGGAAAATTTACGACATTCATCTAACAGCATCTCCTGTTTCCACATCACCTATTCCGGAAGCATTGCTCGGTAACTGGATCCGTACAGACGGCAGCAATGAATGGGTATACGGATTTGACAAGGACAAACTCATCATGGATGGTCAGGTATTTCCCATTCATGCAGTAAATGTCCAAAACAGCAAAGGGGAAATCACCTATAAAGCGAATGGAATCACCAACTCCCTTTATTATCAGAAAAATAAAGACGGTAAAATAGGGATAGGAAAAACACCAAACTCTCTGGAGCTTTTCAGTCAAACATTGACCAATAGTCCGGACTACAGTCTTGATAATGACGAGTTTTTTCAAGAGCCGATATTTCAAAAGGATAGTGCGACATACAAAGGCTATCTCAAAGGTTATCACCCCAAAATGGGAATGACCGGAAAGGTGTATTTAAATAATATCCTAACAAGAGATCAGGAAGGTTACGAGGTCATCATAAAATCAGACGGAACTTTCCATGCCAAATTCCCCATGATCTATCCGGAGCAAGCTTTTATCCGGATACTGGGCAATTCCCATACCGTCTATTTCGAACCGGGGAAAACTACCTTTGAGTTCATCGATCTCACTACCCACAGCATGCTTAAATATGATAAGTCAAGATACCAGGAAACCACTGGCTATCGATTTATGGGAGACAATGCCAAAGTCAATACGGATCTTGAAGGCATGAGTGATATTCAGAATTTTGATTTTAATTATGTCCAATCCAATATCCTGGATATGGAAAAAGAAGCTTATAAAGCTTATTGCCTGGATATCCTAAATAAGGATATGGAAGACTTCAATACCTACGTAAACACTCATCAGGTAAGCGAAAAGGCCCGTTTTATCATGGAAAAATTTATTAAATTCAATATCTATTCACAGATAATGACTTATAACATGTACAGGTCAAGCATCCACCGAAGAAAAAACCGGGAGGCCAAACCTTTGGAAAGGACAATGCTGGATAGTAGCTATTTGTCCTTTCTCCGGGACATTGACCTTAACTCCCCGTCAAACCTGGTCGCTACAAATTTTGACGGCTTAGTCAACCGCGTCATGTACTCGAATATCATTAGAGGACAAGAATTCAGCAATCCATATGAGAACCTGGAAGCTGAAATGAATAAAAATGAAATCCCTCTTACGGAAGAGCAACGCTCAGCAATCAAAAGCATCTCTGAGGCAAGTTCATACGATGAACTCGATAGTACACTAAAGTCCAATAAGCCTGTAACCGACCCATTGTTTTCAGCTCACAAAACTCTGATTACTATTCTCCAACTATCAAATTCCCATCAAAAAATTACTGATCGCCTGGAAAAATCCCTGGGTATAAAAGAGGGATTATTTGCGGATTGTATGCTTTCAAAAGAAATATATGCCAAATCAAAATCAACCTATACCCCCTATTCCAATGAGGAGGAAAAAGTAATTCCTTCCCTGTTTGAAAACCGCTTTATAGCAGACTACTTTTTGGAAACCAACCAAGATTTCAAAAAAGAAATAGCTTCAATTGAGGAAAAAAACAAGTCAGCCGAAGGTTATCATATCAATGAAATACCAGAAGTCAATGCCGACCAGCTATTTGAGACCATGATGGCCCAATTCAAAGGAAAAGTGGTCTATGTGGATTTTTGGGCCACTTGGTGCGGTCCCTGTATCTCGGGAATAAAACAAATTGCCCCGCTAAAAGAAGAAATGAAGGATGAGGATGTTGTATTTGTCTATATTACTGATCAAAGCTCTCCTGAAAAACTTTGGAACTTCAAGGTGCCGGGCATCAAAGGAGAACACTTCCGCGTAAACAATGATCAATGGAATATCCTTTCCCAAAAATTCCAGATAAGCGGTATCCCCCATTATGTACTTGTGGACAAAGATGGGAAAGTGGTCAGAAACAATTTCCGTATAAGTAACGCTGAAACAAAAAAACTGATCGAAGAACACCTGAATTAA